From a single Apium graveolens cultivar Ventura chromosome 2, ASM990537v1, whole genome shotgun sequence genomic region:
- the LOC141690919 gene encoding uncharacterized protein LOC141690919: protein MYICLGLLKIGFRNGCRPLFGLDGCNLKGPCGGQLLAAVATDTNDGMYSLAWAVVEAENNDSWNWFLENLKDNMKIENDGAFTFISDKQKSLINALEVVFPNVEHRFCVMHLYKNMWKEHKSIGLSRKCFEWLSEKPRSQCSRSAFKNLCRSDMFVNNHCEVFNNTIRKYRDLPIIFMLKVIHTNVMVRIKKRRDKILNIYALNPVCPNAMRRLNKATYQSKGCHVIWSGGARYLVTMSTGGYEMVVDLEAHTCACKKWDLSGGTTSAAANVNISGGTTNGALSGVSENTIVEGTQVGVLHNMTTRAKVQKTPLNIEAHQTNVQGQGTTTTRAHIEARRRQMEAYLSKHPVWKI from the exons ATGTACATATGCCTTGGTCTACTAAAAATAGGATTCAGAAATGGTTGTAGGCCATTGTTTGGACTTGATGGATGTAATCTGAAGGGCCCATGTGGTGGCCAGTTGCTTGCAGCTGTGGCAACAGATACAAATGATGGAATGTATTCCCTTGCCTGGGCagttgtagaagctgagaataATGACAGTTGGAACTGGTTTCTAGAGAACCTCAAGGATAACATGAAGATAGAGAATGATGGTGCATTCACTTTTATAAGTGACAAACAAAAG AGCCTCATAAATGCTTTGGAAGTTGTATTCCCTAATGTTGAACACAGGTTCTGTGTCATGCATTTATACAAGAACATGTGGAAGGAGCATAAAAGCATTGGT TTGTCAAGAAAGTGCTTTGAATGGCTTAGTGAAAAACCTAGAAGTCAATGTTCTAGGAGTGCATTCAAGAATCTTTGCAGGAGTGACATGTTTGTTAATAATCATTGTGAGGTCTTTAACAACACAATCAGGAAATACAGAGATCTACCTATTATTTTTATGCTAAAGGTCATTCACACTAATGTTATGGTGAGGATTAAGAAGAGAAGAGACAAGATTTTGAACATCTATGCCCTCAATCCGGTGTGTCCTAATGCTATGAGGAGGCTGAACAA GGCAACATATCAGAGTAAAGGTTGTCATGTGATATGGAGTGGAGGTGCTAGGTATTTGGTGACAATGTCTACTGGTGGTTATGAGATGGTAGTAGATTTGGAGGCTCATACTTGTGCTTGTAAGAAGTGGGACCTATCTG GTGGGACAACAAGTGCTGCAGCTAATGTTAATATAAGTGGTGGGACAACAAATGGTGCACTTAGTGGGGTGAGTGAGAATACCATTGTTGAAGGCACTCAGGTTGGGGTGTTACACAACATGACTACAAGGGCAAAGGTTCAAAAAACTCCACTTAATATAGAGGCACATCAGACAAATGTTCAAGGTCAGGGAACCACAACTACTAGGGCACATATTGAGGCAAGAAGGAGGCAAATGGAAGCTTATTTAAGCAAGCACCCTGTCTGGAAAATTTGA
- the LOC141707559 gene encoding serine/threonine-protein kinase-like protein ACR4 has protein sequence MSISFAVTLGGAGGVLVLLGIFVGVVWFYLLQRRKHLNKNSDTGSSDPSSIVEVKGRGLHSSSAEPLTGPPEARQFTTEALEQATSHFDEKNLIGCGRLGLVYKGLLGDGTIVAIKRRAGAPQQEFVEEVAYLSGISHRNLVSLLGYCQNCGYQMLVSEYLPNGSMCSHLYATGKDSASKLEFKQRLSIALGAAKGLCHLHSQQIPMVHGSFKTSNVLVDENFIAKVADAGVSRLLQKIEDAGPSHSARTNVFEDPETAQLGVYTEMSDVYSFGVFLLELLIGQEASHIDSFGSDGSILQWVETHLNSRDMMDHRLGGSFTTEGIKDFIRLTLRCMAPLGKGRPNMQTVVLELDRILEKEITLTTVTGEGSAQVTLGSQLFTAK, from the exons ATGTCAATATCATTTGCCGTTACACTTGGAGGTGCAGGAGGGGTATTAGTATTGTTGGGAATATTCGTCGGGGTCGTATGGTTTTACTTGTTACAGCGTAGAAAGCATTTAAACAAGAACTCAGACACAGGTTCTTCAGATCCATCCTCGATAG TTGAGGTAAAAGGAAGAGGTCTACACAGTTCTTCTGCAGAACCTCTGACGGGACCACCTGAAGCAAGACAGTTCACAACAGAAGCTTTGGAGCAAGCTACCAGCCACTTTGATGAGAAAAATCTCATTGGATGTGGAAGATTAGGTCTGGTTTATAAGGGATTGCTTGGAGACGGAACTATCGTGGCTATCAAAAGGCGTGCTGGTGCCCCCCAGCAAGAATTTGTTGAAGAG GTAGCCTACTTGTCAGGGATATCGCACCGAAACCTAGTTTCTCTTCTAGGCTATTGCCAGAATTGTGGATACCAGATGTTAGTGTCTGAATATCTACCTAACGGCAGCATGTGCAGTCATTTATATG CAACTGGGAAAGATTCAGCATCAAAACTGGAGTTCAAGCAGAGGTTGTCCATAGCTCTTGGGGCAGCTAAAG GTCTGTGCCACTTACATAGCCAACAAATTCCTATGGTGCACGGTAGCTTTAAGACATCGAATGTTTTGGTAGATGAGAACTTCATTGCTAAAGTTGCGGATGCAGGAGTTTCTAGACTATTACAAAAAATTGAAGATGCAGGTCCATCTCACTCAGCAAGAACCAACGTTTTCGAAGATCCCGA GACAGCCCAATTGGGGGTATATACTGAGATGAGCGACGTGTACAGCTTTGGGGTCTTTCTTTTGGAGCTTTTAATTGGACAGGAGGCTTCACACATTGATTCCTTTGGATCAGATGGAAGTATACTGCAATGG GTGGAGACGCACCTGAACTCAAGAGATATGATGGATCATCGGCTAGGAGGAAGCTTCACCACTGAGGGGATCAAGGATTTTATCAGATTAACCCTACGATGCATGGCACCTCTAGGAAAAGGTAGACCCAATATGCAAACGGTTGTGTTAGAGCTTGACAGGATTCTTGAAAAGGAGATCACACTCACAACAGTAACAGGTGAAGGGAGCGCTCAAGTTACACTAGGGAGCCAACTATTTACTGCAAAATAA